ATTGAATGGGCGTCTTTAGTAGTACATTCCACCTCTTTGCATGTAATattctataacaaaaaaatttggctttttAGCTACAATGCACATCTAAAGATAACTGTGCACTATAGctcaaaggtaaaaaaaaaaaaaaaaaatttattttgtgttcacACTGCTGGATagaatatttttggttttttttttttttgggtagtgagatgtattattttattgtagtagatatattattttattgtgatgtttatataattttattgcgttgaaagctaaaataaatccactgctgcagtatatgagtaggtaaaatagataaagtaactttttgtagtgccaaatagctaaaaacATTGCTctactgctgtggatgctctaaattcctactttgattttttatcaatatttgACTTGTACCATTTTctcatgatttttattattattcaagtttttttgggctataatgaaaatttttattttgattattgattttaaaGGATCTGCTAATATGCTATTTAACTtgcttatttcatttgtttgaaGTACATGGagaattaaaactttttttattttatattttttctttagtgAAAATTTGAATGTGCTATAATTAATACATGTTATTAACATTTTAGTGATATGGTGGCCAATAAAAATGAATACAGTTTCTCTTCAAactaatttaaagaaaaactctacaaactccttatatatatttatattgagtgtgattgcatattcttattatatcttttgtacttgcaaaattttaagaagatcaaagatcaattgcttTGTCATCAcacaaatgttaaaattcaagtttttgtgatctaaaattgtgtataaaaaataagtttattaatcgaatagtaaataacattcaatttgaacgaaatttgatatgcatattaagaacataagaaacatgaaattcaacagttaaattttcaaaattcatataatatatatatatatatatatataaaagaagttttgtaaggactcaatttgtaacgaccacaaaatgatattgggttcgcacgtaaaaaggcccaaacaatataatttgtagagcgtgggtttgaaaggctaggccttggtcaccggacggttgttagtcgtggtgttcatacaaaaCTAAACCATGTTCGCTCGAGAAGTCTATCTCCTCGATACGGTATGGGGAGCTTTGGCTCTTGGCCATTTTTTTCCCAGCCACTGTTTCGGATTGcttgcttttccttttatattagcctgtatcccttatccTACGTCCACATAtaggttcgactttccaggactgatacttgtcccatcagcccatacccaaagtggttgggggtggttgtaaaagctgaagagcatggctctgtcaggtgcaaaGTATTCAATGGCaataatggcagctttccctttgtccttggtcgccATACTGTCTAGGGGTTCTTTTTCTATCAACgcagatattttaggtttttcccaaaactatTCTTATACCGTTCTTACCCTTTCTTTCAGGAGGACCTcagggatgccgaggacagagtcatcctcggctatgtctcaaggttacttggacttttattatatgtcctcggctatatctctcCTCGGCTCGAGCCTTGGgtcccaatgtaaaaatgggccaggatcacaaattattgggccacACAAGTTTGAAGAGCTATTTTTTCTTATGatttagaaatttattttttgaatactTCTATGCAAAATTTACTTGTGGTACGCTGAAAAAGAGCTATTTGTTTTCATCCATACTATACAAGAACAAATGAGAACAAAAGTATTATTGAATGGAACAGAACTATAAGGCTGAAACTGAGATCGTACCCTCTGGGCCGTGGCATTATATGTCCGACTAACCCATTCAAAGGCCATGGCTTGTGGTCCATGGACTTACAACAAGTGGTTATTAACCTATCAATATCAAAGCCTTCTCATTTTTTTGACTTAACACCGACTGtgaacaaaatatttcacaCCAATGAGTTCTAATTAGTTcaaataataaagtttattgTGTAGAATAAGAGATTTTGTGTATTGGGGTTTGAAATCcatctatataataaaattaattggtTTTTCAAGCTGATGACAAAaaccaattatcaaaatatatcatatctataaaaaaaaatgtaaaatattgttttaaaaatttgtttattatctcttgtggggcccaataatttgtgatcctgacccatttttacattgagacccaaggcccgagccgaggagggatatagccaaggacatataataaaaatccaagtaaccttgagacatagccgaggatgactctgtcctcggcatccctgAGGCCATtatgaaagaaagggcaagaacggtataggaacagttttgggaaaaacctaaaatatctgcGTTGATAGAAAAAGGACCCTTGGACAGTAtgacgaccaaggacaaagggaaagctaccattactgccattgaatactctgcatctgacagagccatgcttttcagcttttacaaccaccccaaCCACTTTTGGTATGgattgatgggacaagtatcagtcttggaaagtcgaacctacacgtggacgtaggATAAGGGATataggctaatataaaaggaaaagcaagCAATCTGAAacaggggctgggaaaaaaaggGCCAAGAACCAAAGCCCCTCAGACCGAATCGAGGAGATAGACTTCTCGAGCAAACATGGTTTAGTTCTGTATGAACACTACGACTAACTACTGTCcggtgatcaaggcctagcttttcaaacccacgctctataaattatattatttgagcatttttacgtgcgaacccaatatcattttgtggttgttacaaattgagtccttacatctctaaattaatttttttttccatctttaaactattaaaaagaaaagttttttttttcctatactATCGATAATGTTTTACTATTTATCCGTAAACTATatcaaaaatttatatttagtctctaaactatttttgaaaactcattataaagtttaagaatgaaaaaagaaaaagaattctttaaaacttagagcattcacagcagtgGAGGCATATTGTTACATTGCTAAAATTTAGTTcctcaaacacaaaaatcacgCTGTAGCAGTGGAGgcataagtaaaaaatttagatgttCAGCTATAGTGCatatctatctatagatgtgcactgtagttgagagccaaaaaaaaaaaaaaaattttattcggccggttaataaaataataaaaagtctctctcatctctcagtcactctctcatctctctctcaagcAAACTTCTCTTCTGCCTCCGATCGCCTCATGCCGCCGATCAcctcatctcatctcatctcacgCCGCCGATCACTTGCTCATCAAGCCGCCGGTTTGAAGCTCATCGAAGCCGCCGGTCTGAAACCCATGGAGCTTGCCGACCCATTCCTTCTGCCGACCCAGCTCGCCAACGTTGTGCTTGTTTatgattggtgattttttattttgtttgtgattggtgattttatttggtctgggttgaggaaaaagattggagatttgggtttttttttttttttttttttaatttttttactgtggactggtggtggtggttgtgagTGTGTCTGATGGTAGAAGTAGTTATGGTTGGTGCTGTGGAAGTTTTTTGGATagtgagatatattattttattgtagtggttatattattttattgtgatatttatattattttattgtgttgaaagctaaaatagatccactgttgtagcatgtgtgtaggtaaaatagataaaataacttttgataGAACTAAATTACTCTATTTTTAGCTCTATTACTGTGAAGGTTcttaagaatgaaaaataatgttttggccaaatttagagaagaaaatagtatttattaaaaaaaagaagaaaaaaagacacAAAATGCCAAAAGGCCCTTCTCAACCCTAGTGCCCCTAAAAGGTCCAAACAAAAAGGCCTCCAAGAAAAATCACACACAAATCTCTGTCGTGACATATCCTAGCCTCTCATTGCTCCCTTCCCCCAAATCTCCTACCCAATCCAAAGGTCCCAAACCACCCAAAAcgatccctctctctctctctcacaaaccaTTCTCATCATAACACTCATCACAGAGAGTCTCTCTCACGCATTTTCGCAAACACAAACAATGGCCGCCACTCTCTCCATCTCAAGACTCCTCCTCTCTTCCCCcacctccctctctctctccaccgCCACCACCTCCTCCCTCTTCCCCGCCGCCGCCGCCAAATCCCTCTCTTCAAAACTCTCCTTCACTTCCCTCCCTCTCAAACACCACCGCCACCACCCAAAACCCCTCAAATTCTCCACCGCCAAATCCACAATCTCCGCCACAATCTCCGTCGGAGACAAGCTCCCAGACGCAACACTCTCTTACTTCGACCCATCTGGACAACTCCAAACCACCACCATCTCCGACctcaccaaaaacaaaaaagccaTCCTCTTCGCCGTCCCAGGTGCCTTCACTCCAACCTGTTCCCAAAAACACCTCCCTGGTTTCGTCGAAAAATCCAAGGACCTCAAAGCCAAAGGCGTCGACACCATCGCTTGCATTTCGGTCAACGATGCTTTTGTCATGAGGGCGTGGAAGGAGAACCTTAAAGTCAACGACGAGGTGCTTTTGTTGTCTGATGGCAATGGGGATTTCACTCGAGCCATTGGGGCTGAGCTCAATCTGAGTGATCAGCCTGTGGGTTTGGGTGTCAGGTCGAGAAGGTACGCGCTCTTGGCTGAAGATGGAGTTGTCAAGGTCTTGAATTTGGAGGAAGGTGGTGCTTTTACTTTCAGTGGAGCTGAGGATATTCTCAAAGTGCTTTGAATTTCCTGAGGTTGTACTTTTacggcttcttcttctttttgttttttgattttcatgTTGTTCAGACTggttttttgttaataaaaatgtATGGAACTTGAGTGCCATATGGTTTTTAATAATGGGtagaaattgaaaatgttaGTTTTTGAGGTAATTTTGATGCATTTTGTGATGAGTTTGTAGGATTTGTGATATGATAGACATTGGAGTGAGTGTTTGTTAAATTTTTGCAACTCATCTAAAAATCTCTGGGGTCTGTAAAAGCTAGTGGGAATATTTAGCAGAAAAACAGTGCCAAgaaattgatgaaaaagaaaagagagaatgaggatAGATGCAAGAGAATAACaatttaaagaacaagcctttttatttatttattttttatttttatttttatccctTTTTAAAATGGTTCACAGTTTACATGTGCTGATTTACTGGATGATAATTTCACATAGAGTAGTGATTATTGCACACATTGCACGCGCTGAAGTCGTTGCACGCACTGCATGCAAACAAACTAAAATCGTGACTTCAAGTTTAAAATCGTGACTCACTGTGGCAAACACCAAATAGTTGGCCAAGGAGGATTTTGAATTCTTGAGACGGTTTTTCATGTAAAACTAAATTTAGATTATGTACTTGTATAAGTAATCGATTGATAGGACAATTGAAACATTGTTATACTTAAACCCATCATAAGCTCTTTTTGTTGCCAAGGGCTTGTAACTCAACTGGCAGTATCCCCTATCCTCATTGgaactatcgaattatcaataACAAGAATCATGATCTTGAACAAATTGCTAACCTTTGAATATTGCTCTTAATTAGTTGTAGTTTTCTTCCCTGTCTTTAGTCACCATTCCTGGCAGAGTAAATCATATCAATCAATGTATTACAGTGAAGATTCTGAATGAATAAAGGTCGAAGGAATTGATACTGGGAAACCTCCAGCCCCTCACTTTCTATTGGAACAATCAGCCAAGAAAAAGTGGATGATAGCTCAAAAGGTCAATCATGTGTTTTCAACTAAAGTAAAAGCACCttaaagtaaaagcaaaacatcCAGAATTCAAAATAGTAGAGAAGCTAGCATACATTAACTTCAACAAGTTTGAAAAGGAGAATGAACTAGCGGGCACCTTCTAATTATAAAGCGACTTTAGAGCATTTGGAGTAGTGTAActatattgctatattttagctACATTGTTGCTAAAATGATGTTCcaacagtggagctaaatctaaaatttttagctccactgctgtagtgtacatctaaaaatagatgtgcactgttcatgagagcaaaaaaaaaaaaaaaaaaaatcaaccgtttgattaaaataatgcccctctctctctctctctctcatctcatctcatctcagAACATCACTCTCAACCTCACTCTCTCACTTCGGCATCTCcggtctctcactctctcactccgGCCTCTCCAGTCTCTCACTCTCAACTCTGGTCTGCCATTGATCCACCTCTTCTGTCGACCCAGCTTGTCGACGTGATTGGAGTGCTTGCTCGtggtggggttttttttttttttttttttttttttttttttttttttttttttttttttttccttcctactgtggactggtggtggtggtggctgtggctgtggctgagGAAAAGATtagagatttgggtttttttttttttttttttttaaattttttttttcctactgtggactggtggtggtgttggtggttgtggctatggaaaaagattggagatctgggatttttttttttttttcctgctgtggattggtggtggtggtggttatgGCTGTagctgatggtagaggtggttgtggttggtttttttgggtagtgggatatattattttattgtagtggttataatattttattgtgatgtttatattattttattgtgttgaaagctaaaatagatctatTGCAGCAGCATAtgtataggtaaaatagataaagtaatttttggtggagctaaatagctaaatatttagctccactgctgtgggtGCTCTAAACAATAGCTATAGCCCCACACtgtatgcctttttttttttttttttttttaatgaagaaaaaagggTCTCGCAGGTGTGATCATTGATCCGGCTCACTTAAACCTGCTATTGATGGTATGAGGCAcctgtttatttttttatccgcATACGGCTGTTTACACAAGTGGTGGGCTATATTATTAACCTCCCTAGTTATCTACTAGAAGGAGCAGGACATGGGATCTTTAATTTGGATACTGCTTGTGTCCGGTCAATTTGTACACCCAACATGATACGATGTGAATACCAATGCATTTGTGCACTAGACACGATATGATGCAGATACATGTCCGAATCATATTGTATTTGGTGCACAGATGCACTGGACATAAGCTTCATTGTTtaattttcatttcccatagCATACTTGGAGAGCTTTCCGTTGTATCAATAACATCAATATAATTCTTAGAAACAGATTCAATAATGACATTCTGAAGCCTCAAATCTATAGTTTCATTGTAAATGGGACATGGCTTTTGTCGTTAGTCTTATAAGTCATTCCTCGCACGTCTTTTTTTAATCGAAGATTATATTAAAACGAAAGGAAAGCAAGACCAAGAGAGAACTGAAAGTCTGGCCCTAACCCATCTCCAACATCtaccattcaaaaaaataaatgtaagtCAGAGATGAGCAGTAGAATTAGTTTATCTATCAACCAACAAAAGTTTTGCACAATAATACTATTATCATACACCACAACAAAACACATTCCCCGCCCATTCTTTCCCTTCAAGTGCACCACAAGTGCACCACATTACATGCAGAAGTTGTCTTTCAAATCTAAACCGAAATTTGTATTTGAACATGTCAATGACTCAACCACGATTCCAGTTTGACCGAGATGGAAAGTTAATCTGTGACAGTGTAAAATCAGTGttgatttttggaaattttcacCTAAACGTAGGTATTCATAGACTCAAATGCTCTCTActcattatttaatttatatcaaCTGCTTTCATAATCTTGATAAATAGAATGCTTGTGTCCTAGATTCGGGAATCCATTTCCAAGCTAGAAGCTTACTCACATTGAATTCCTCCCACCAACTCCTCACAAAAGCAGGTTTACCAAACATTTGCCTATTCAGCATCTGTCCTACCCTCCTTTAGAAGATAAGCTGTCTCTTCTCCATGTTTCGATATCAACAAAGAAGTAGTAAGCCAGAAGACATGTACAAATCTTATTTTGGTAAAAACGGATTGCATTAGCTAACAGAACCACCACCAACAGTATTTAAAGGACAAGAACTCTCATAGTACAAACCTAAATTATCATAAAATAGTAGCATACATAAGTCCACAGGCgactatcaaaataaataatgtccTGGTCCACAGCTGAACCTTTTCTAGCCAGAGCATCTGCACACTTGTTTGTTTCGTGAAAATAGTGACTCATCTTCACTTGAGGAATTGGCTAATGAGGGTCCTGCAATTGATAATGAGAGAAGCATCTATTATACTCATTAGATATCCATCCAAGCACTACTTTAGCATCTAATTCAATTTCCACATCCACAAAATTCAAGCTAGTACATAAAAGTAATCCTTCCCTTAGAGCCCACAGTTCAGCATCAACACTGGTGAATACCCAAACAGAGCGGGTGAAACCTTTGATCCAAACCCCATTATGGTCTCGAATAAGCCCCCCTCCGGTAGTGAAACCCCGATTGCCTAATGAAGAGCCATCTGTGTTAAGCTTGACCCAGCCAACTTCAGGTTTATTCCACCAGACTTTGACAACCTAATTCCTTTTAACCCTCTTAGACCAAGAGGCATAGAACAGGTACTCATTGGCAATAGCACAGACTTCCCTACCCAGCTCATGGTTTGGAGGAGAGCTTTTgaacacaattttatttctatgaAGCCAAAGGCTCCAGAtggtaaaaggaaaaaacatatTCCATGGCATAGATATCCCCTGGCAGTAAGTGTTAatgctagaattttttttccagccCCAAACCAATGTCCTTAGCATAAAAGTCATGCACCAGATCATAAGCTTAAATAACATGTGTCTCTCTTTATTGATACTTATAAATTGCTGTGCCTCACTTGACAACACGTGAGAACCTCTCCTATCTTTTGGCAACAGCAGAATAGTCCTCTTGTGCTCCAATCAGTCAATCATCCAAATAGTTTTAAAGCTCATTTTTTAGCAGACTAACTGGGCCTCTTTCAACCTCCCTCATGTCAGAAGGGCATCAATTAGGGTATTATACGTCTCAATATTTGGGAAAACTCCCTTCTATGCCATCCCTTTTATCCATTCTTCTGCCTCATTCATCTCCCCCATGTCACCAAAACTGTCAATTAAAGGATTCAAGTGATGCAGTTTGGCCAGAATCCATGGCTTCCCGTTTGCTCAGAGTTCACACAATAAGTACAGGGACaacttttttacaattgttAATTTGGCATGTCGTAATTGGTGATTTATAAAAATGGTGTTGGTGGGCTAATGTAAATAATATTGCTCCATTCCTAACTTACACCTTAATAAATTATGAACAATGTTGTGTCATTGCTCTTGTTCAAATTGTCCACATTACCTCTTCTTCGACATTGTCCTATCACCATTGTGTCCAATCTTTAGTTTTTCAAAACC
The DNA window shown above is from Quercus lobata isolate SW786 chromosome 7, ValleyOak3.0 Primary Assembly, whole genome shotgun sequence and carries:
- the LOC115953300 gene encoding peroxiredoxin-2E-2, chloroplastic — translated: MAATLSISRLLLSSPTSLSLSTATTSSLFPAAAAKSLSSKLSFTSLPLKHHRHHPKPLKFSTAKSTISATISVGDKLPDATLSYFDPSGQLQTTTISDLTKNKKAILFAVPGAFTPTCSQKHLPGFVEKSKDLKAKGVDTIACISVNDAFVMRAWKENLKVNDEVLLLSDGNGDFTRAIGAELNLSDQPVGLGVRSRRYALLAEDGVVKVLNLEEGGAFTFSGAEDILKVL